The sequence below is a genomic window from Sander lucioperca isolate FBNREF2018 chromosome 6, SLUC_FBN_1.2, whole genome shotgun sequence.
CTATTTAAATTAAACATACCCAATTCAAAACGCCATTAAATGCCATTAAGTTATAATTGCCTATATTAGAGGATGTTGAAGTGTCGTTAAGGTTAACTATAACAATGCAGCTCATACTTATGTCACATAACCTTGGATTTGCCGGGTGATGCATGAAATGTGTGGACATAATTAACCTTCTAGAAGAAGTCATTAGCATCTATCAGTGCAATagctattgtgtgtgtttgtgtgtgtgtgtgtgtgtgtgtgtgtgtgtgtgtgtgtgtgtgtgtggataatgATAATTATTCTCAACAGACACCGGTTGAGGAGAATGATTTAAACCGTAATAGGCTATGGCAGTTAAAGCAATTATCCTCAACACATTCCATTTGCAAAccacactctttttttttcctttactgaAGTGATTTTTCTTCATCCTACccatagaaaatgtattttgccATAAAGGGTCATAAAAAGTACAAAGGCCTTATTTAGACAAAATTAGGTCTCATGACTTGCAGTTTCTAACAGGAGTGTATTTATGTGCTGTGAGCTCTGCATAGATCCACCTACTTTAGCTTACAGACAATAgtttctacttttcaaaatagaAAACTAACGATTGGTGATAATTATAATGATAATTAAGTCATTTGTAAACAACTGTGTAGCATACATTGACCCTACCTgctaaataaacacattcagTGTGTATTTtgattaatgaataatgcatttCTGCACCAGACGGTCCTGATTATTcgtttattatgttattaatatgcCCTGGCTGGTCCTGATCCCCTTCAAAAATAAAGcaattagtcgattaatcaattattagATGGACAGAAAATTATTTTAAGAATTGATTAACTGTTTCAGTGATTTTCAAGCACTCAAGAACTCTCCTTATTTCAACTTCTCAAATATTAATTTGCTAATTTGCTGATGTTATTGCAAACTTCATATCTTCGGGTTTTTGGATTGATGTCCGGATAAAACAAGGATTATAAAGATGTCATGCgttttatagacaaaacaattaaGCAGGAAAATAATGGGCAGATAGTTTCAGCCCTAGTGATATTAATATGACACtagttttatttaaaagaatATCCTCCATCTTAAGCAGGGttaaagattacattttttaaagcctTTAGTTAAGATTTGAGTAGTTCTCAAGTTCTGGGAATATGCAAATCACTGAGTTTCAGCTTAAAAGTGTGATTTCtgaaacaagaagaaaaataaatgctaAACTTTGTTAAAGTTAGACCCCAATAAGAGGAATCGTCACAGAGCTGTACATCAAATGGACTCCCCTTCTGATAGCACTGTTTGTTTCCTCTTTCTATTGTTCTTTTTAAAGCAGGCCCCGAGTGTTGAACAGACAGAGAAATCGGTGCAGGATGTGTTGACATCTCCTCGTTGTTCCTCCAGTTCTCCTCTCTGAAATGGAGCTCTCTTTGCAGGGCTCCTCTTCAAATGCATCAAAACTGTTCCACGACTACAGCATGCTCCTAAATGCCACTGGGAATTACACCAACGACCAATTCACTGAAGCCAACCTCGTTCAAATCCTGGGTCCAAAACGATCTCCCTTCTTCCTCCCTGTGACCACTGTTTACCTTCTCATCTTCCTCACCGGCCTGTCTGGGAATCTGCTCACATGTGCAGTGATAGCCAAAAACAAGAAGATGCGAAACCCCACCAACCTCTACCTGGTGAGCCTGGCTGTGTCGGACCTCCTGATGCTGTTGTTCGGGATGCCTCTGGAGATCTATGACCTGTGGCAGAACTACCCGTTCCCTTTTGGCGAGGGCGGCTGCTACTTCAAGACCTTCCTTTTCGAGACGGTCTGCTTCGCCTCAATCCTCAACGTCACAGCGCTGAGCGTGGAGAGATATATAGCTGTTTTGCACCCACTCAAAACGCGGTACCTGTCGACTAACCAGCATGCCAAGCGGGTCATCACCATCTTGTGGATGGTGGCGATGATCTGTGCCATCCCCAACACCTCCCTGCACGGCATCTTCTACCTGCCAGAGAGAATGGAGGAGTCGGCCATATGCACCGTGCTGAAGCCCCTGTGGATCTACAACATGGTCATGCAGATCACCACTGTGTGCTTCTATTTCGTGCCCATGATGGTGATTAGCATGCTGTACTTGGTGATGGGTCTTCATCTGTGCAGAGAAAAGCGGCAGCCCAGCGGCAACCTGGGAAAGACCGTTCAAAGGAAGATCAGTGCGAACGGACGCAGGAGACAGATCAACAAGATGCTCTGTGAGTTCTTTTCTCATTACATTTCATTAAGCTGACACTctttttaaaggtgccctgccacacgtatttcattactttgtggtaatgtctgtaaagttctaccatggacctttttgtggaaaaaatgccttggttaccttgtttcaagccattctagcgtggtatagaaagcctgcaggaagactcagctcgatttgtgccagttctcattaatagtcaacaagctaagctgcttgactctgattggctaacagctaaccaatgagagcctggctatcagcatcctttacccagcgcaactgagcgagctcatgaatagtaatgagctcaggcaacaccatgtcagactgaccagcttttgtaattggactgatttctccgcttatttcttttcagtggctagagctgacagaggaggtagcagttctttttcacattcacgacataacacaaacacatatggacctaacatatttcaaaaaatacaagtaaaaacggttttgtgtggcagggcacctttaaaatgACTTCCAGCAATTACATCCAaccatgaaggtacaaactcaGAGCAGCAAGAATCACATATACGTCTACCCCACTGTAAGGCCCATTTTCTCTAAATTAATAGATGATTGATTTGTTCTTTTCTGTATGAGGAGTTTCATTCTAGACTGATATATCCACCAATATATCTTCCATCACGTGTAACCAAATAATAAGGGGTATTGAATTCCAGTGGGAGTCATCCATGTAAACCTATCAGTTTCTTACTGATGGAAACAGGggcgcaactacccagtgtcagaggggtatgcagcaacaattttggccccccccccccccccgccccccccccaaaaaaaataaaaaaataaaaaacaaaatgtgccgGACATCATCATGTATGGGCTTTAAATAATAAGGGTTTATCTTTCAAAGTATATCAGCAACATTAACGGTTGCCCTTGGAAACCTAATTGTGACaattattggaaaaaaaaatcagcaaccCCTGGTTGATGAAAAGGACACAGTGAATAGGTTGGTCAACAGAACTTCAAACCatactggacatttagttttgtgtggtctaacTAATAGAAGTCCTACGTGATGTcaacaaacattatgtaatagatttttcattag
It includes:
- the nmur3 gene encoding neuromedin-U receptor 2; the encoded protein is MELSLQGSSSNASKLFHDYSMLLNATGNYTNDQFTEANLVQILGPKRSPFFLPVTTVYLLIFLTGLSGNLLTCAVIAKNKKMRNPTNLYLVSLAVSDLLMLLFGMPLEIYDLWQNYPFPFGEGGCYFKTFLFETVCFASILNVTALSVERYIAVLHPLKTRYLSTNQHAKRVITILWMVAMICAIPNTSLHGIFYLPERMEESAICTVLKPLWIYNMVMQITTVCFYFVPMMVISMLYLVMGLHLCREKRQPSGNLGKTVQRKISANGRRRQINKMLSIVVAVFGICWAPFHIDRLLWSSISQWTDLMHNIFQYVHILSGVFFYLSSAVNPIIYSLLSTRFREGFRELVCSQMEDNSSVRDSPPFPKILLEPSESSARAQAESKDSNAFIPLLTPNLTLSMDTAILTRACKETACKTSVF